Proteins from a genomic interval of Quercus robur chromosome 9, dhQueRobu3.1, whole genome shotgun sequence:
- the LOC126700721 gene encoding uncharacterized protein LOC126700721 codes for MDKSWMKKQRGSREYIEGVLKFVEFASKHASDGKIFCPCTKCVNMNLVLPGVAREHLWSKGMLQNYTLWKWHGESAAVPTATECGSSHVQESLEQYGDFRGMLHDLCPTHGMPPEPMDEGETVQQPTQGPNDGAQKFYKMIDDVDKPLYAGCTKFSIFSAIVVLFQLKTLCGWTNKSFTMLLQLLMDMLPSDAKLPKDHYEAKKIVRDLGLGYEKIHACPNDCMLFWKENVNLEACPCCEESRWKLNEASVTNNNASSNKGKKKAAKILR; via the coding sequence ATGGATAAAAGTTGGATGAAGAAGCAGAGGGGTTCAAGGGAATATATTGAAGGTGTACTTAAATTTGTGGAATTTGCATCAAAACATGCAAGCGATGGGAAAATCTTTTGTCCTTGTACCAAATGTGTGAATATGAATTTGGTACTGCCAGGGGTGGCACGTGAACATCTTTGGAGTAAGGGGATGCTTCAAAATTACACACTTTGGAAATGGCATGGGGAATCGGCGGCTGTGCCAACTGCCACTGAATGTGGGAGTAGTCATGTCCAAGAGTCCTTAGAACAATACGGTGACTTTCGTGGGATGTTGCATGATTTGTGCCCCACGCATGGAATGCCACCTGAACCAATGGACGAAGGGGAAACTGTGCAACAACCGACTCAAGGTCCAAATGATGGTGCACAAAAGTTTTACAAAATGATAGATGATGTGGACAAACCTTTATATGCTGGGTGTACAAAATTTAGCATATTCTCAGCCATCGTTGTGTTGTTCCAGTTGAAGACTCTTTGTGGTTGGACGAACAAGTCATTTACTATGTTGCTTCAACTCTTGATGGATATGCTCCCTTCTGACGCTAAGTTGCCAAAGGACCATTATGAGGCTAAGAAAATAGTTCgagatttgggtttggggtATGAGAAGATCCATGCTTGTCCCAATGATTGTATGCTATTTTGGAAGGAGAATGTTAACCTCGAGGCATGTCCTTGTTGCGAAGAAAGTAGGTGGAAACTGAATGAGGCATCTGTTACAAATAATAATGCCTCATCTAATAAGGGAAAGAAGAAAGCTGCAAAGATCCTACGCTAG
- the LOC126700722 gene encoding uncharacterized protein LOC126700722, producing the protein MRHPADSDAWKMFDTTHLQFSSEPRNVRLGLAADGFNPFGMLSTTHSTWPVMLVPYNLPPWLCMKRSSLILSLVIPGPKSPGIAIDVYLQPLVEELRELWDVGVEAYDASSKNVFQLHAALMWTVHDFPAYADVSGWSTKGKFACPCCASETDSKYLKNGRKFCYMGHRRWLGSDHEFRKEDTLFEGFTDMRVAPVPPVASDIIVDTETLLTRCLGKKCQEKYNKRKRGEANQCVWKKRSIFFTLPYWKDHKLRHNLDVMHIEKNVMDNILGTLLNVKDWTKDNYKARLDLAEMRIRRELHLQRKGDDKYMIPPACFHMTTLEKDGFLQVLRDVKVPDGYASNISRRVNLKEHKISGLKSHDNHILMQQLLPIALRGSLPSHVIRPLIKLACFFRKICSKTLTVFDIASAEADISVTLCELEKIFPPSFFTVMVHLVMHLATEAKIGGPVQYRWMYPIERYLSRLKSYVRNRAAPERCIAEGYIVEECLTFCSWYMEGVETIFSRPTRTMEESTGVVSSVALESMELTQAHRYVLFNSENIYQFREMHKSLTKDELQKGHCRISNTTIHKHHMENFCGWFRSHVMSMTAADRERTGLSDTLVTLSKGSYTSVNRLKHYVINGLKFRSSNVEGNRKMQNSGVSVATEGGNMYYGVLTDIIELNYSGNIKHMLFKCKWVDDQNRRGYKTDEFGFPMVNFNHSVHGGEEMVHEPYVLASQATQVFYVEDKR; encoded by the exons ATGCGGCATCCTGCTGACTCGGATGCATGGAAAATGTTTGACACTACGCATTTACAATTCTCGTCTGAGCCTCGTAATGTCAGACTTGGATTAGCTGCGGATGGATTCAACCCCTTTGGAATGCTGAGTACTACTCACAGCACTTGGCCTGTCATGCTAGTCCCTTACAATCTCCCGCCTTGGTTGTGCATGAAACGGTCATCTTTGATTTTATCACTAGTTATTCCTGGACCTAAATCGCCAGGGATTGCAATAGATGTGTACTTGCAACCCTTAGTAGAAGAATTGAGGGAATTATGGGATGTTGGAGTAGAAGCGTACGATGCATCTTCAAAAAATGTATTCCAATTGCATGCAGCATTGATGTGGACAGTACATGACTTTCCTGCATACGCAGATGTGTCGGGTTGGAGTACGAAGGGTAAGTTTGCGTGTCCTTGTTGTGCCTCAGAGACCGActccaaatatttaaaaaatggccGCAAATTCTGTTACATGGGACATAGGCGATGGTTGGGTAGTGACCACGAATTTCGGAAAGAAGATACTTTATTTGAAGGATTCACTGATATGCGAGTGGCTCCTGTGCCACCAGTTGCGTCAGACATAATTGTGGACACTGAAACTTTACTTACACGTTGTCTGGGAAAGAAATGTcaagaaaaatacaacaaaagaaagagaggtgaGGCAAACCAGTGTGTTTGGAAGAAGAGAAGTATTTTTTTCACATTGCCTTATTGGAAGGATCACAAGTTGCGACACAATCTTGATGTGATGCATATAGAGAAGAATGTGATGGACAATATACTTGGCACTTTGCTGAACGTGAAGGACTGGACAAAGGACAATTACAAGGCACGCCTTGACTTGGCGGAAATGAGAATAAGGAGAGAACTCCACCTACAGCGAAAAGGTGATGATAAGTATATGATACCGCCTGCGTGTTTTCATATGACTACATTGGAGAAAGATGGTTTCTTGCAAGTTTTGCGAGATGTAAAAGTGCCCGATGGATATGCTTCCAACATCTCCCGCCGTGTCAACCTCAAAGAACATAAGATTTCTGGTTTAAAGAGTCACGATAATCACATCTTGATGCAACAACTCCTTCCAATTGCTTTACGAGGATCTTTGCCATCGCATGTTATTCGGCCTTTGATAAAGTTAGCTTGTTTCTTTAGGAAAATTTGTTCGAAAACCCTTACGGTGTTTGATATTGCGAGTGCTGAGGCTGACATTTCAGTGACGTTGTGTGAATTGGAAAAGATATTTCCTCCATCTTTCTTCACTGTGATGGTACATTTGGTCATGCACTTGGCTACTGAAGCCAAGATTGGTGGTCCAGTTCAGTACCGTTGGATGTACCCCATTGAGAG GTACCTCTCACGCCTTAAGTCTTATGTAAGAAACAGGGCTGCTCCAGAAAGGTGTATTGCCGAAGGCTACATAGTGGAGGAATGTTTAACGTTTTGTTCATGGTATATGGAAGGAGTCGAAACTATATTCTCACGACCCACAAGGACGATGGAGGAGTCAACAGGGGTGGTTTCAAGTGTGGCACTAGAAAGTATGGAATTGACCCAAGCTCATCGCTATGTGCTATTCAATTCCGAGAACATTTACCAGTTTCGTGA GATGCACAAAAGTTTGACGAAGGATGAACTTCAAAAGGGCCACTGTCGTATATCCAATACTACTATTCATAAGCACCACATGGAGAACTTTTGTGGCTGGTTTAGATCTCAC GTGATGTCAATGACTGCTGCTGATAGGGAAAGAACTGGACTTAGTGATACACTTGTCACGCTTTCGAAAGGGTCATATACTTCAGTAAATCGGCTGAAACATTATGTCATAAATGggttaaaatttaggagttcGAATGTCGAGGGAAatagaaaaatgcaaaatagtGGAGTTAGTGTTGCCACTGAAGGTGGCAATATGTACTATGGTGTGTTGACAGATATCATTGAGTTGAATTATTCTGGCAATATCAAACATATGTTATTCAAGTGTAAATGGGTTGATGATCAAAATAGGAGGGGATATAAGACTGATGAGTTTGGGTTTCCTATGGTGAATTTTAATCATTCCGTACATGGTGGGGAGGAAATGGTGCATGAACCATATGTGTTGGCGTCTCAAGCTACACAAGTTTTTTATGTTGAAGATAAAAGGTAG